GGCGACCCGCCCGCCAGCCGCTTGAGGTCGGGGGCCGCCCTCGCCGTCGCGGCCATCAGCCGCGCGGCCCGCTCCGGCCGGAACGTCGCGAGGTTCCGGGTGTCGGCCCACCCGACCCGCTCCGATGTCCTCGGACGGCGGTCGTCCGGCTCCGGCGCGTCGTGGAGGCAGTACGCCGCGACCCCGGCGAACGACCGCCCCAGTCCGTTGATCTTCGGGATCACCGGTCCAGCGCCTCGCCGCTCAGGAGACCGGCAGCAAGCTCGCCCACCCGCTCGACCGCCTCCAGCGTACCGGAAGGAGCGGAAGCCCCGGAGTTCAGGGCGCGGGCGATCTGGTTTAGATTGACGCCGATCCGGTGGAGTTCGACCCGCTCCCGTGCGCCGAGACGGAGAACGACCGCCTCGCGGACCGGCTGCCCCAGCGCCCTCTTGCGCATGTAGCCGCCCGTCGTCATGCGGGCCGCTCCGGCACGCTCGGCGATCTCCGCGGCCTCGGCGGTGTTGACGCGCACGCCGATCGTGCGGCTGCGAAGTTCG
This DNA window, taken from Acidobacteriota bacterium, encodes the following:
- the mobC gene encoding plasmid mobilization relaxosome protein MobC, with the protein product MARPRKPEAELRSRTIGVRVNTAEAAEIAERAGAARMTTGGYMRKRALGQPVREAVVLRLGARERVELHRIGVNLNQIARALNSGASAPSGTLEAVERVGELAAGLLSGEALDR